A part of Paenibacillus donghaensis genomic DNA contains:
- a CDS encoding beta-ketoacyl-ACP synthase III produces the protein MQLRRVKIIGTGKYLPEHVVTDEELDLKLEVPAGWVNKTTGVGKRHYVGEGETSSSMGAKAAYAALADAGLDFSDIDCLVCTSGTKEQPLPSTAVFIQQAMGQEDSGVPAFDMDATCLSFLVGLDVMSYLVDAGRYKNVLLVATEIASAGLNWDEKESAALFGDGAAAVIIGPAGAGESSSIIHTSLNTYSKGARYSEIAGGGTRKHARGYSEEQKQFYLFHMDGQAIFRMASKLLPDFIAGMLGQAGMAMEDFKLVIPHQGSAMAMRLMRKKLGIAESRFMNITPNHGNTIAASIPMGLHEGIQQGRFQRGDRILLIGTAAGLSLGGMILEY, from the coding sequence ATGCAGCTTAGACGTGTAAAAATAATCGGAACCGGCAAATATTTACCCGAACATGTAGTAACGGATGAGGAACTGGATCTCAAGCTGGAGGTGCCGGCGGGCTGGGTCAACAAGACGACCGGTGTCGGCAAGCGTCATTATGTCGGCGAAGGAGAAACCTCCTCCAGCATGGGCGCAAAGGCGGCCTATGCAGCATTGGCAGACGCCGGGCTTGACTTCTCCGACATTGACTGTCTGGTCTGCACCAGCGGAACGAAAGAGCAGCCTCTGCCAAGTACAGCCGTATTTATTCAACAGGCGATGGGGCAGGAGGACTCGGGAGTTCCCGCTTTTGATATGGATGCCACCTGTCTCAGCTTTCTGGTGGGGCTTGATGTGATGTCATACCTGGTCGATGCGGGACGTTACAAGAATGTGCTGCTGGTTGCCACAGAGATTGCTTCCGCCGGATTAAACTGGGACGAGAAGGAAAGCGCGGCGCTGTTTGGCGACGGTGCAGCAGCAGTGATTATCGGTCCCGCGGGGGCCGGCGAATCTTCAAGCATCATCCATACCTCGTTGAATACGTACAGCAAGGGGGCGCGTTATTCCGAGATTGCCGGCGGTGGTACCCGGAAGCATGCCAGAGGATACAGTGAGGAGCAGAAGCAGTTCTATTTGTTTCATATGGACGGACAGGCGATTTTCAGGATGGCCTCCAAGCTGCTGCCAGACTTCATTGCCGGCATGCTGGGGCAAGCCGGAATGGCAATGGAGGATTTCAAGCTAGTGATCCCGCATCAGGGCAGTGCCATGGCGATGAGGCTGATGCGCAAGAAGCTGGGGATTGCCGAATCCCGCTTTATGAACATTACGCCGAACCATGGCAACACGATTGCCGCTTCCATCCCCATGGGCCTGCATGAAGGCATTCAGCAGGGCAGATTCCAGCGCGGAGACCGCATCCTGCTGATTGGCACAGCGGCTGGACTGTCGCTTGGAGGCATGATCCTTGAATATTGA
- a CDS encoding DUF4265 domain-containing protein has protein sequence MPGAIGLHLSFDEQGREIEILDVIRVDEDKYRIEETPIFNPAVTMGDVIRVREEHGIYYYVETVEKSPFRRMAWLLSKETVISAEIAAFKERIIASGGKWEQIFGGLFVVHMPKNSVIDVETEMNRIIERFER, from the coding sequence TTGCCGGGAGCTATCGGACTGCATTTGAGCTTTGATGAGCAAGGCCGCGAGATTGAGATTCTGGATGTGATTCGTGTGGATGAGGACAAATACCGCATTGAGGAAACTCCGATTTTTAATCCGGCGGTGACTATGGGTGATGTAATCCGGGTCAGGGAAGAACATGGCATCTATTATTATGTGGAAACCGTCGAGAAATCACCTTTCCGGCGAATGGCCTGGCTGCTTAGCAAGGAGACAGTCATTTCTGCGGAGATCGCCGCGTTCAAGGAACGGATTATAGCCTCGGGCGGCAAATGGGAGCAGATTTTTGGCGGACTGTTTGTGGTTCATATGCCCAAGAATAGTGTGATCGATGTGGAAACGGAAATGAATCGGATAATCGAGCGTTTTGAACGCTGA
- a CDS encoding Dabb family protein, whose product MFEHLVAFRFNDSYNPEEGDLLIQTLISLKEQIPGIVEITAGVNVTEETANIHGYTLGLRVTFESREALLAYGPHPAHQYFVGLLGGILDQVVVVDYPVNT is encoded by the coding sequence ATGTTTGAGCATTTGGTTGCTTTTCGATTCAATGACAGTTATAACCCGGAGGAGGGGGACCTGCTAATTCAGACACTGATATCGCTGAAGGAGCAGATCCCCGGAATTGTGGAGATCACGGCAGGGGTTAATGTTACAGAAGAAACCGCCAATATTCATGGCTATACGCTGGGTCTGCGGGTGACGTTCGAGAGCCGGGAGGCGCTGCTCGCTTATGGGCCGCATCCGGCTCACCAGTATTTTGTAGGACTGCTTGGAGGCATCCTGGACCAAGTCGTCGTTGTCGATTATCCGGTCAACACATAG
- a CDS encoding HD-GYP domain-containing protein: MKVHVTDLKHGDCLLTDTFNSVGLHVLPKGTVVYSEEITILIRHKIDYADIEPRKVVDSGENNPLEHNLNENIDLAIQSYESIFLEALTKGSFTQSMVDDTLKPLLETLDEQKDVVSLLLLLDRDNIDTYNHSLQVGLLSYYIAAWMGRSKEERYEISKAGYLHDIGKSRISPSILNKTGLLTAEEEDEMKRHTLYGYDIIRNSMDDEITALVALQHHEFEDGTGYPKRLFKNDIHPYTQIVAVANVYMGMTTTRANQPKQGLVAVLRKVHELGFGKLNGNAVQALTGHLLPNFVGKNVQLSNGEMGTIVMNNPLDMFKPLVKVNNTFRDLSKERSLSVEEVFM; this comes from the coding sequence TTGAAAGTTCATGTCACGGATCTTAAACACGGCGATTGTCTTTTGACTGACACTTTCAATAGTGTAGGCCTGCACGTGCTTCCCAAAGGCACTGTAGTATACAGCGAGGAGATCACGATTCTGATTCGGCACAAGATTGATTATGCCGATATCGAACCACGAAAGGTAGTGGATTCCGGAGAGAATAACCCGCTGGAGCATAACCTGAATGAGAATATTGATCTGGCAATCCAGAGCTATGAGTCGATCTTTCTGGAAGCCTTGACCAAAGGCAGCTTCACACAGTCGATGGTTGACGATACGCTGAAGCCGCTGCTGGAGACACTCGATGAGCAGAAGGATGTAGTTTCCCTGCTGCTGCTGCTGGACCGCGACAATATTGATACTTATAACCATTCCCTGCAGGTGGGTTTGCTGTCGTATTATATTGCCGCCTGGATGGGCCGCTCCAAGGAAGAACGGTATGAGATCAGTAAGGCAGGTTATCTGCACGACATTGGCAAAAGCCGGATCTCCCCCTCCATCCTTAATAAGACGGGGCTTCTGACCGCAGAGGAAGAGGATGAAATGAAACGCCACACACTGTATGGCTACGATATCATCCGCAATTCGATGGATGACGAGATAACAGCGCTGGTGGCACTGCAGCATCATGAATTCGAGGACGGCACGGGGTATCCGAAACGTCTGTTCAAGAATGACATCCATCCCTATACCCAGATCGTGGCGGTTGCCAATGTGTATATGGGCATGACTACAACGCGGGCCAATCAGCCGAAGCAGGGGCTGGTTGCGGTGTTGCGCAAGGTGCATGAGCTGGGCTTCGGCAAGCTGAACGGGAATGCCGTACAGGCGCTGACCGGACATTTGCTGCCGAACTTTGTAGGCAAGAATGTACAGTTAAGCAACGGCGAGATGGGAACGATCGTGATGAATAATCCACTGGATATGTTCAAGCCGCTGGTGAAGGTCAACAATACGTTCAGAGACCTGTCGAAGGAACGCAGCTTGTCTGTGGAAGAAGTTTTTATGTAG
- a CDS encoding glycoside hydrolase family 9 protein, translating into MGECSVRPIVVNQVGYPLRGEKLAVFTGGSHQFRVVEEATGAVVLEGVSGPARFDVSCGATLHTGDFSELTAPGRYRIEQVDGAASAVFSLAERPYHELQQGLLKAFYYYRCGVTLTEEFAGPWAHQACHTAEGRVHGNELLVQDSAGGWHDAGDYGKYSGPGAKAVADLLLAYELYPSSFESAIPLPESDGVMLDVLHECKVELDWLFKMFDPATGGVFHKLTTLKFPGLDVMPEDDRAELYFSPVSAAATGDVAAVMALAARIYEPFDHVYAEKCLQAALRAWEWLERHPQVPGFVNPPDIVTGEYGDAVDTDERYWAAAELLRTTGEEKYHTAVQELAQLDYPKYSLGWADMGGYGTLAYLLRGETIADAALYATLKEGLLAEAARLMEQSAADGYRISLREEDYIWGSNMLVMNHALLLLAAEHVSGDRRYAACALDHLHYLLGRNVLDISYVTGFGDQSVRHPHHRPSVGDGVEAPVPGLVAGGPDRGLHDEYVVEHLQGKPAAQCFADHELSYSTNEVTIYWNSPAVFVAARFNLLK; encoded by the coding sequence ATGGGAGAATGTTCAGTTCGTCCGATTGTTGTGAATCAGGTAGGTTATCCGTTGCGCGGTGAGAAGCTGGCGGTATTTACCGGCGGGAGCCATCAATTCCGGGTAGTAGAGGAGGCGACCGGAGCGGTCGTTCTGGAAGGTGTCAGTGGTCCGGCAAGATTTGATGTGTCCTGTGGGGCAACCCTACACACCGGTGATTTCTCGGAGCTTACGGCTCCGGGACGTTACCGGATTGAGCAGGTAGACGGGGCGGCATCGGCGGTATTCAGCCTGGCCGAGCGGCCTTACCATGAGCTGCAGCAGGGACTGTTGAAGGCTTTTTATTATTACCGCTGCGGGGTCACGTTGACGGAGGAATTCGCCGGACCTTGGGCACATCAAGCCTGCCATACCGCTGAAGGGAGGGTGCACGGCAATGAGCTGCTTGTTCAAGACAGTGCCGGCGGTTGGCATGATGCGGGCGATTATGGCAAATACAGCGGACCTGGAGCCAAGGCGGTAGCGGACTTGCTGCTGGCGTATGAGTTATATCCTTCGTCCTTTGAAAGCGCTATCCCCCTTCCCGAGAGCGACGGGGTAATGCTGGATGTGCTGCATGAATGCAAGGTGGAGCTGGACTGGCTGTTCAAGATGTTCGATCCTGCAACCGGGGGCGTGTTCCATAAGCTGACAACCCTGAAGTTCCCCGGGCTTGATGTTATGCCAGAGGATGATAGGGCAGAGCTATATTTCTCGCCGGTTTCTGCTGCGGCAACCGGCGATGTGGCAGCTGTGATGGCCTTGGCGGCGCGGATTTATGAGCCGTTTGACCACGTTTATGCGGAGAAATGCCTGCAAGCCGCATTAAGAGCTTGGGAGTGGCTGGAACGGCATCCGCAGGTGCCGGGATTCGTGAATCCTCCGGACATTGTTACCGGAGAATACGGGGATGCCGTGGATACGGATGAGCGCTATTGGGCAGCGGCGGAGCTGCTGCGCACGACGGGCGAGGAGAAGTATCATACGGCTGTTCAAGAGCTGGCACAGCTCGATTACCCGAAATACAGCCTGGGCTGGGCGGATATGGGCGGTTACGGCACGCTGGCCTACCTGCTGCGTGGCGAGACGATAGCCGATGCTGCCCTGTATGCGACCCTGAAGGAGGGGCTGCTGGCCGAAGCGGCAAGGCTGATGGAGCAGAGCGCAGCGGACGGCTACCGGATTTCACTTCGCGAAGAGGATTACATCTGGGGCAGCAATATGCTGGTGATGAACCATGCCCTGCTGCTGCTGGCGGCTGAGCATGTCAGCGGAGACAGGCGCTATGCAGCATGTGCGCTCGATCATTTGCATTACCTGCTAGGCCGAAATGTGCTGGATATAAGCTATGTGACCGGATTTGGCGATCAGTCGGTCAGACATCCGCATCACCGCCCATCGGTGGGAGACGGAGTAGAAGCGCCTGTGCCCGGCCTTGTTGCGGGGGGCCCTGACCGAGGACTGCATGACGAATATGTCGTGGAGCACTTGCAAGGCAAACCGGCGGCCCAATGCTTCGCCGACCATGAGCTGAGCTATTCCACGAACGAGGTTACGATTTATTGGAACTCACCGGCGGTGTTTGTGGCGGCGAGGTTTAATCTACTGAAATAG
- a CDS encoding ATP-grasp domain-containing protein produces MNIDLPVDVGSRNVLITGGRAPVALELARLLHGAGHRVYVAESAAYHLCRVSAAVEQSFRVPPPRQNPQGFIAELEVLVRRFKIDLLVPMCEEIFYIARGLDLLGSHCRVLCSPLELLHGLHHKAEFISQAKQLGLAVPATELIASPQEWSRAMEAQVQQPQRVFKPVYSRFASKVIMPEGSAKRGHNPAAPFAISQSFPWVAQQYIQGTAICTYSIVHEGTVVAHAAYGSQYRTGQVGASVYFEALNHPSAMDFVRRFVQAIGFSGQIGFDFIEAEDGTLYPIECNPRATSGLHLFAPADHLPQALLSPGTLAAAGKVITPHTGKKVMLALPMLACGLSAGRGNLASWWGAFRTAGDAVHRRSDLRPSIEQLRIVYKAWRLAAAHKLTMTEALTEDIEWNGER; encoded by the coding sequence TTGAATATTGATCTTCCGGTGGATGTGGGTAGCAGGAATGTCCTGATAACCGGAGGGCGCGCCCCGGTCGCACTGGAACTGGCCCGTCTGCTGCATGGGGCGGGACACCGGGTATATGTGGCGGAAAGCGCCGCCTATCATTTATGCCGCGTGTCCGCTGCCGTGGAGCAGAGCTTCAGGGTGCCGCCGCCCAGGCAGAACCCGCAAGGCTTCATCGCGGAGCTGGAAGTGCTGGTCCGCCGTTTCAAGATCGATCTCCTTGTGCCGATGTGTGAGGAGATTTTCTACATTGCCCGAGGTCTTGATCTGCTGGGCAGCCACTGCCGGGTGCTCTGCTCCCCGCTTGAACTGCTGCATGGTCTGCATCATAAGGCCGAATTTATCTCGCAAGCCAAGCAGCTTGGACTCGCCGTTCCGGCAACAGAGCTGATTGCCAGTCCCCAGGAATGGAGCCGGGCGATGGAAGCGCAAGTGCAGCAGCCCCAGCGTGTATTCAAACCGGTGTATTCACGTTTCGCGTCTAAGGTGATCATGCCGGAAGGAAGCGCTAAGCGTGGCCACAATCCTGCCGCACCCTTCGCCATTTCGCAGTCTTTCCCTTGGGTGGCACAGCAGTATATTCAAGGAACGGCAATCTGCACCTATAGTATTGTGCATGAAGGAACCGTGGTGGCTCATGCAGCATACGGGAGCCAATATCGCACGGGGCAGGTGGGGGCCAGCGTTTATTTTGAAGCGCTGAATCATCCGTCCGCTATGGATTTTGTCCGCCGGTTCGTGCAGGCAATCGGCTTCAGCGGCCAGATCGGCTTTGATTTCATAGAGGCGGAGGACGGGACGCTCTATCCGATTGAATGCAATCCGCGCGCGACCAGTGGACTGCATTTGTTTGCTCCGGCAGATCACCTGCCGCAGGCGCTGCTGTCACCGGGCACGCTGGCCGCCGCAGGCAAGGTAATTACCCCGCACACCGGCAAAAAAGTGATGTTGGCGCTGCCAATGCTCGCCTGCGGTTTGTCTGCAGGCAGAGGAAATCTGGCCAGCTGGTGGGGGGCCTTCCGCACAGCGGGAGATGCGGTGCACCGGAGGAGCGATCTCCGCCCTTCAATAGAACAGCTGCGGATAGTATACAAGGCCTGGCGATTGGCGGCTGCACATAAGCTGACGATGACCGAAGCCTTGACAGAGGATATAGAATGGAACGGTGAACGATGA
- a CDS encoding NAD-dependent epimerase/dehydratase family protein → MTKALVTGATGFLGRHTVRRLIQLGWEVSALGRSREAGEQLKRDGAVFMAQDLRNTAEIIRSCAGQDYVFHCGALSSPWGKYSEFYGCNVEGTRNIVAGCLKHGVGRLIHISTPSVYFNYQNRLGLSEEAELALKPANAYAATKRLAELEVERAASSGLVSVILRPRAIFGPMDNALFPRILSVNEGKGVPLLDGGIALIDLTYVDNVVDAMLLGSSAPDAATGRIYNISNGEPMPFVELLTSLFAKLDIPLHTRSVSYRTAHLAAGLLEGLHRLLPGLGEPALTRYSVGSLALSQTLDISLARSLLGYEPRITVAEGLQNFADWWREQK, encoded by the coding sequence ATGACAAAAGCACTTGTAACCGGTGCCACCGGGTTTCTGGGCCGGCACACGGTAAGGCGGCTGATACAGCTGGGTTGGGAAGTCAGCGCATTGGGGCGCAGCCGTGAGGCCGGGGAGCAGTTGAAGCGTGACGGGGCTGTTTTTATGGCTCAGGATCTGCGCAATACAGCGGAGATTATCCGGTCCTGTGCGGGCCAGGATTATGTATTTCACTGTGGTGCCCTGTCATCCCCGTGGGGCAAGTACAGCGAGTTCTACGGCTGCAATGTCGAGGGTACACGCAATATTGTTGCAGGTTGTCTGAAGCACGGGGTGGGGCGGTTAATTCATATCTCCACGCCCAGCGTATATTTCAATTATCAGAACCGGCTCGGCTTGTCGGAAGAGGCTGAACTGGCCCTAAAGCCTGCGAATGCCTACGCCGCTACGAAGCGGCTGGCAGAGCTGGAAGTGGAGCGGGCAGCAAGCTCTGGGCTGGTCTCGGTCATTCTGCGGCCCAGAGCGATCTTTGGCCCGATGGACAACGCCCTGTTTCCACGAATATTAAGTGTAAATGAGGGGAAGGGGGTCCCGCTGCTGGATGGCGGGATTGCCCTGATCGACCTGACCTATGTCGATAATGTAGTCGATGCCATGCTGCTGGGCAGCAGTGCTCCGGATGCAGCGACAGGAAGGATCTATAATATCTCCAACGGAGAGCCGATGCCTTTCGTGGAGCTGCTCACCAGCTTGTTCGCCAAGCTGGATATCCCGCTGCATACCCGCAGCGTCTCCTACCGGACGGCGCATCTTGCGGCGGGCTTGCTAGAAGGTCTGCACCGGCTGCTGCCCGGGCTTGGGGAGCCGGCGCTGACCCGTTATTCGGTTGGGTCGCTGGCCTTGTCCCAGACCCTGGATATTTCGCTTGCCCGCAGCTTGCTTGGCTATGAACCAAGGATAACGGTAGCGGAGGGTCTTCAGAACTTCGCGGATTGGTGGAGGGAACAGAAATGA
- a CDS encoding F390 synthetase-related protein, protein MKRVLLTVYHYWLARRAGRGGRWRNPAALAQWQERRIRRHIEKLRKLSPFYRSLWAGIPSEEWRRFPIIDKAAMMDHFDTLNTVGISKSQAFDVAYEAENSRHFKPTLNGVTVGLSSGTSGNRGIFLVSPSEQAAWTGAVLGKLLPGGLWKRARIAFFLRANSNLYESVQRGRLEFRYFDLLEPVGKLVERLESYRPDIWIAPPSMLRLLAEEHQAGRLGIQPRTLISVAEVLDPLDKTYIEQCFQLTLQQAYQCTEGFLGSTCQHGMLHLNEDIVHIEKEYLDPQSRRFVPIITDFSRTAQPIIRYRLGDILTEAAAPCPCGSPLTAIERIEGRCDDILYLPHTETGQLVTLFPDFATRAVMAASAHIHHYRVIQHSPLDMEISFSLAEGSRAETEGLIAGQLEQLCGRLHCILPKLSFTEYEFTPGLVKLRRVERRWIL, encoded by the coding sequence GTGAAGCGGGTCCTGCTGACGGTCTATCATTACTGGCTGGCCCGCAGGGCAGGCAGAGGGGGGAGATGGAGGAACCCTGCAGCTCTTGCGCAGTGGCAGGAGCGGCGCATCCGGCGTCATATCGAGAAGCTGCGGAAGCTATCGCCCTTCTACCGTAGCCTGTGGGCGGGAATTCCTTCGGAAGAGTGGCGCCGGTTCCCCATCATTGACAAGGCGGCAATGATGGATCATTTCGACACCCTGAATACCGTCGGAATATCCAAATCACAGGCGTTTGACGTGGCTTATGAAGCGGAGAACAGCCGCCACTTCAAGCCTACCCTGAACGGAGTTACGGTAGGCTTGTCCTCCGGTACCTCGGGCAACCGGGGAATCTTTCTGGTCAGTCCCTCAGAGCAGGCCGCCTGGACGGGAGCGGTGCTGGGCAAGCTGCTGCCCGGCGGGCTGTGGAAGCGGGCACGGATTGCTTTTTTTCTGCGGGCGAACAGTAATCTGTACGAATCCGTGCAGCGCGGTCGTCTCGAGTTCCGTTACTTCGATCTGCTGGAGCCGGTGGGCAAGCTGGTGGAACGCCTGGAGAGCTACCGCCCGGACATCTGGATTGCGCCGCCCTCCATGCTTCGCCTGCTGGCGGAGGAACATCAGGCTGGGCGGCTGGGTATACAGCCCCGCACGCTGATCTCGGTGGCAGAGGTGCTGGACCCGCTGGACAAGACTTATATTGAGCAGTGCTTCCAGCTGACTCTCCAGCAGGCCTACCAATGTACCGAAGGTTTTCTTGGCTCCACCTGTCAGCACGGCATGCTGCATTTAAATGAGGATATTGTGCATATAGAGAAGGAATACCTGGACCCGCAGTCGCGGCGGTTTGTTCCGATCATTACCGATTTCTCGCGGACGGCCCAGCCGATCATCCGCTATCGGCTGGGTGATATCCTTACCGAAGCGGCTGCACCTTGTCCGTGTGGCTCGCCGCTTACCGCTATAGAGCGGATTGAAGGGCGCTGTGATGACATCCTGTATCTGCCGCATACCGAAACCGGGCAGCTGGTTACGCTGTTTCCCGATTTCGCCACCCGGGCAGTGATGGCGGCTTCAGCACATATTCATCATTACCGTGTGATTCAGCACAGCCCGCTGGATATGGAGATCTCCTTCAGTCTGGCGGAGGGCAGTCGTGCGGAGACGGAAGGGCTGATCGCCGGGCAGCTGGAGCAGCTCTGCGGACGTCTGCACTGCATCCTGCCCAAGCTCAGTTTTACTGAATATGAATTCACCCCGGGACTTGTGAAGCTGCGGCGGGTGGAGCGCAGATGGATCCTTTGA
- the lepB gene encoding signal peptidase I, producing the protein MKFLKQWVPSIVIGIVISLFVRTYVAEAMRVPTGSMIPTIQINDHLIVEKMLWASSLEHGDIIVFNHKPSVAEERMRLVKRLIGLPGDTVEVKEGVLYRNGAQVDEPYLQLTMDYDFGPVTVPAAHYFFMGDNRNISYDGHLWENKFVSEDELVGKVIAEFSSPF; encoded by the coding sequence ATGAAATTTCTGAAGCAATGGGTACCTAGTATCGTTATCGGGATTGTAATTTCCTTATTTGTACGTACATATGTAGCAGAAGCGATGAGAGTGCCTACCGGGTCGATGATTCCTACAATCCAGATCAACGACCATTTAATTGTTGAAAAGATGCTCTGGGCATCCTCGCTGGAGCATGGAGATATCATCGTCTTCAATCATAAACCATCCGTAGCCGAGGAGCGCATGAGGTTAGTGAAACGTCTGATCGGGCTTCCGGGCGATACCGTGGAGGTGAAGGAAGGCGTGCTGTACAGAAATGGGGCACAGGTCGATGAGCCTTACCTTCAGCTGACGATGGATTACGACTTTGGACCGGTTACCGTACCTGCGGCGCATTATTTTTTCATGGGGGACAATCGCAATATCAGCTATGATGGCCATCTCTGGGAGAACAAATTTGTGTCCGAAGACGAGCTGGTCGGCAAGGTGATTGCCGAGTTCAGCAGCCCTTTCTAA
- a CDS encoding SDR family oxidoreductase — protein sequence MNAERLAANELDRVALITGASSGFGLLSALKLAGQGFVVIATMRDLNSRGELQRQAEEAGVLQRLHFVTLDVTSETSIAAAVQKVSGSFGRIDLLVNNAGLAVGGFVEEVPMERWRMQLETNFFGLVTVTRAVLPLMRKQGSGMIINVGSISGLAGFPGYAPYAASKFAVEGFSESLRHEMLPFGIKVVLIEPGSFRTPIWGKGIADMAQQPDSPYTAKLAAVLRYSQSAAETAPDPQQVADLIGRISRMKAPRLRYPIGRGTRLLILGKTLLPWKWLERIIARVLG from the coding sequence ATGAATGCTGAACGGTTAGCGGCTAATGAACTTGACCGTGTAGCCTTGATTACGGGCGCCTCCAGCGGCTTCGGGCTGCTGAGTGCGCTGAAGCTGGCGGGCCAAGGCTTCGTGGTGATTGCCACCATGCGGGATTTGAACAGCAGGGGCGAGCTGCAGCGTCAGGCTGAGGAAGCGGGGGTACTGCAGCGGCTGCACTTCGTCACCCTCGATGTCACCTCGGAAACATCCATAGCTGCTGCGGTGCAGAAGGTAAGCGGAAGCTTTGGCAGAATTGATCTGCTGGTGAACAATGCAGGCCTCGCTGTTGGCGGATTTGTGGAGGAGGTACCCATGGAACGCTGGCGGATGCAGCTGGAGACCAACTTCTTCGGGCTGGTTACCGTGACGCGGGCTGTTCTGCCGCTAATGCGCAAGCAGGGGAGCGGGATGATTATTAATGTAGGCAGCATCAGCGGTTTGGCGGGTTTCCCCGGATATGCTCCGTACGCCGCTTCCAAATTCGCTGTCGAGGGCTTCAGTGAGAGTCTGCGCCATGAGATGCTGCCCTTTGGCATCAAAGTGGTGCTGATCGAGCCTGGTTCGTTCCGAACCCCGATATGGGGTAAAGGCATCGCCGATATGGCTCAGCAGCCGGATTCCCCCTACACAGCCAAGCTTGCGGCGGTATTGCGCTATTCCCAGAGCGCTGCGGAGACCGCTCCCGATCCACAGCAGGTGGCGGATCTGATTGGCCGGATCAGCAGGATGAAAGCTCCCCGTCTGCGCTACCCGATCGGACGCGGCACCCGGCTGCTGATTCTCGGTAAGACCCTGCTGCCCTGGAAGTGGCTGGAGCGGATCATCGCCCGTGTTTTGGGGTAG
- a CDS encoding MBL fold metallo-hydrolase: MITASPVVLSILSAGYCRHPELLTLRGGSLRPVAFPAGYAVIRHPQFGPILFDTGYSSRFFQETAKLPAALYRHITPVVFMEEESAAHRLRQAGIAPEEVRLVVLSHFHADHIGGVRDFPQAEFIYLQKSYDAVRDLGPVKAVRAGFLPGLLPEDFLERSRPVNGASPKRPLPAGLPFSEGYDLLEDGSLLAVELSGHAAGMIGVFLSSGGHDYLLCADTVWSSRAFRENRRPHPAAGLIMSSRKEYALNFDRLCELHSGHPELRIVPSHCREALAAWGTGGVQ; encoded by the coding sequence ATGATTACAGCTAGTCCTGTTGTATTATCGATATTGTCAGCCGGTTATTGCCGGCACCCGGAGCTTCTTACGCTGCGCGGCGGCTCCTTGCGGCCGGTAGCCTTTCCGGCGGGTTATGCCGTCATCCGGCATCCTCAGTTCGGCCCGATCTTGTTCGATACGGGCTACAGCAGCCGTTTCTTTCAAGAAACAGCCAAGCTGCCTGCAGCCTTGTACCGGCATATTACGCCGGTAGTCTTCATGGAGGAGGAGAGCGCCGCCCACCGCCTGCGCCAGGCGGGAATTGCGCCCGAGGAGGTGCGGCTTGTAGTGCTGTCGCATTTCCACGCCGATCATATCGGCGGCGTACGGGATTTCCCGCAGGCCGAATTCATCTACCTGCAGAAATCCTATGACGCGGTCCGTGACCTGGGGCCGGTCAAGGCGGTGCGGGCAGGCTTCCTGCCGGGCTTGCTGCCGGAGGATTTCCTGGAGCGGTCCCGGCCGGTGAACGGGGCCTCACCGAAACGGCCGCTGCCGGCGGGGCTGCCCTTCAGTGAGGGCTATGACCTGCTGGAGGACGGCAGCCTGCTGGCGGTGGAGCTGTCGGGTCATGCAGCAGGCATGATCGGTGTCTTCCTGTCCTCTGGCGGACACGACTATCTGCTCTGCGCGGACACGGTCTGGTCCAGCCGGGCCTTCCGTGAGAACCGCAGGCCACATCCGGCAGCAGGACTGATTATGTCCAGTCGCAAGGAATATGCGCTGAATTTCGACCGGCTGTGCGAGCTGCACAGCGGGCATCCGGAGCTGCGCATTGTACCCAGCCATTGCCGCGAGGCGCTCGCGGCTTGGGGTACGGGAGGCGTGCAGTGA